Below is a genomic region from Spartinivicinus marinus.
TATTGAATCAAGTATTAGAGCGTGCAAAACAGCAGTTGAGTCAAGCAACCAATAATAATATTTGAATTTCTATTATTAGAGATGCCCTGATGTTAGATCAATATTTTTCACAAGTACTTTCTGAGCTAAACCAGCTTGTTTCCTATAGCCAAGCGGGTGCTGTAACCAAGGTTTCGCAAACAACTATAGAGACAGGTTTGGTCGATTTAAAGCTAGGGGAACTATGTAAAATCATTGATCACTTTAATCAAAAAATTTTTTTTGCCGAAGTCATATCAGTTGAACAAAACAAATCTGTGTTAGCACCAACAGACCATATTTCTCAACTGAGTTTAAGTGCTCAAGTGGTTAAGTTGGATGAAGGTTTAACCTTACAGGTGTCATCGGCTTTGTTTGGTAAAGTCATTGATTATCGTGGAGAAGCTCTCAACTGTATTCATTTACAGCACTTGCAACCTACTACAATCAATATTGAAGCCAAGCCACCATCTCCCTGGGATCGACAAGAGATTGATGAAACCTTTGAAACAGGTGTGCGTGCTATAGATGGTTTAAGCACCTGTGGTGTTGGTCAGCGCTTAGGTATTTTTGCTGCGGCTGGTGTTGGTAAGTCAACGCTACTTGCAATGCTGATTGCTCATGCCAAAGTAGACCTGGTCATAATTGCTTTAATTGGTGAACGGGGTCGTGAGGTAAAAGACTTTGTGAATTTGATTAAAGATACAGAGAGAATTAATCGAACTATTATTGTTTGCGCCACCTCAGATAAAACACCTTTAGAACAGGTTAAAGCAGCTAATTCAGCCACCCGACTCGCTGAGCATTATCGTGACCAGGGGCTTAAAGTGTTGCTACTATTCGATAGTTTAACGCGTTATGCGCGGGCCCAGCGGATGCTGGGTTTAATGGCTGGAGAGCCTCCTGCCCGAGGCGGCTATCCACCTTCTGTATTTTTGCGTATGGCTCAATTGGTCGAGCGACCAGGTAAAACCAATAAAGGCAGTATCACAGCTTTTTATACGGTGTTAATGGAAGGGGATAACCCTGATGAGCCCGTTGCTGATGAAGCTCGTTCGCTGCTAGATGGCCATTTGATTTTATCACGACAACTATCTGAAAAAGGGCATTATCCAGCTATTGATGTACTGAGAAGTAAGAGTCGATTAATGGTTCAATTGGTTAATGAGCAACAGCTTAGCCTTGCAAACACAGTAACGAGTCAACTGAGCATGATAAAAGAAAATGAGTTTATTATACGTGTTGGTGAATATAAAGCTGGTAATGATCAGAAACTTGATCAAGCATTAGCTAATCAAGATGCAATTAATCAATTTTTACAGCAAGGTTTATCAGAAAAAACTAATATGGAAGAAACCATGCAATGGCTAATACAACTTGGCCCACAATAGCCAAATCCATCCAATCCCTCCTCGATATCTATCGCTATAAAGAGCTAACGCTTTGCCAAATAATACAAAGCATCGAAAAAAAAATATCCACTCTAAAAAATGAGATATCCATTCAAGAACAGGAACAACAAAAGCTTTATAGTGAAATTAAGCAATGCATCAATCGTATAGACAAAGCAACCTCTCTTGAGGAAATAAAAAATAATAAATTGAATATCAAATATTTTAATAATAAGATTGATAATAATTCTCACCAAACAAACAAGCTCCAACAAAGGCTTAATGAAAAAAATAAAGAGTTAGCCGATGTTAAACAAAAAAAATTAGCTATTAGCCGAAAAATATATAAGTATGAATTGATTTATGAAAATCAAGAAGCTCCTTTTGTCTAATAAAAACACTAAAGAGTGTGCTAAGCACAACTTAGTTAATAATGGTTATCAGTTTATAAATAAATCAATTTTCCCTATCGAAAAAGTTGAAACAGAAATAAAGTCAATAAAGTTTATTTACTTAAAATTGTTATATAAAAACAACTTATTAGTAGTAGCAATAAATGTAGAAATAGTTAATGAATATTTAGTTAACAAAAAAATATATACAGGTGTCGAATATTTAAACGAAAAGTTAAAAAAAATATTTATTGAAGGAATGGTTTTAGAAGTTAGTAAATACATTAAAATAACAGACTTTCACTTTATAGGTATTTCGAAGCAACCACAATTAGTCGATTGGATGTGGTTGAAAATCAAGCAAATAAAAAATGGTTACATAAAAATCAGCTGTGGAAAGTGGTTAAAGTATCTTGATCTAGAAAATACTAATAAAATTAATTTTAAATGTCTAGTAGAACAGTATAGGTTATATGGAGAAATTGCTTCAATAAAGTCACTTAGTGAAGGAGATATTGTTTTATTAAATACAGCAGATAGTGAAATAAGACTTTGGGAACCACAAAATAACCTGTTTTCAAAGCTAACGCTACACCAAAATAACTGCAGTTACAAACTAAATAACAATTGGTATAAAGACATGACTATGAAAAGCCATAAGAGTAATTTAAAAGCAAAAATATCATTTGTTATTGATGAGTTAACTCTCAATGTAGATGATTTATCAGGATTTAGTGATAATCAATATATAAAGCTTGAAAAGCAACTTAATGAAAGTATAGATATCTATGTAAATGGCTATAGATTTGGTCAAGGTAAACTAGTGGCGATCGAAGACCACTATGGTGTGAAAATAACTAGTTTGTGTTCATAAAAGTAAAGTGTTATGCAAGAGTCAATACCTTATATATTAATTGGTTTTTTTGTATCAATTTTACCGTTGATTGTTGTAATGATGACTGCATTTACCAAGATAAGCATCGTTTTTATGCTATTACGTAATGCAATAGGTTTACAACAAGCACCACCAAGTATCTTATTAATGGGCATAGCTCTAGTTTTAAGTATATTTTTAATAGCACCAGTAATTGACAAAACAGTACAACAATTTGATGGTGAAGACTTTTCTAATAAAGATTTAAAACAATGGTATGTTGTAGTAAATAAAGTAAGTGCACCAATAAAATCCTATTTAAACAAGTTTACTACAGAAGAATCAAAAGAAATGTTTATCACTGTTAGTCAAGAAGTATGGCCAGAAGATTTTAAGTATAAAGCTGAGGAAAATTCAATATTTATTGTCATACCTTCATATGTGTTAAGTGAGTTAAAAAGGGCATTTGAAATAGGGTTTTTACTTTTTTTGCCATTTTTAATTATAGATTTGGTTGTAACAAATATATTGCTTGCAATGGGGTCGATGATGATGTCTCCTTCTTTAATATCACTTCCTATTAAGTTGTTGTTGTTTGTATCAGTTGATGGTTGGACAACTTTAATTGAAAGCTTGCTACTAAGTTATAGTATTTAAATAGGGTATGTATGAGCAATGAGTAGTGATCTAATACAGTTTATAGTAGTGGAAGGTTTATGGCTAGTGCTAATAATATCATTTCCACCCATTTTAGTAGCAACATTTGCATCACTAATCATTGCCTTGATTCAAGCGCTTACTCAAGTGCAAGAACAGACTTTAGCAATGAGCGTAAAAATTATTACTATCTCTATTGTACTAATGGCAACGATTGGTTGGTCCTCTAACTTGATTACAAGTTATACAGATAAAATTTTTGAAATAATGGCAACTCAGTAAATGAATAATAGTAATGTATTACTTGAGCTATTTTACTCGGTGATACTGCCAGTGCCAAGGTTAGCTGGTGTATTTTTTGGGTTTATATATTTCAGTAAACAAAATATTCCAGCAGTAGTAAAAACAGGTATTGTCATATCAATATCACTGTCACTGGTGCCTTATATATATGCAGATATTGATATAAGTGAAATAAATGATCCAGTGAGTTTGGTTAGCATTAACTTTAAAGAAATTATACTGGGTATAGTAATGGGAGTTATATTTACAATACCATTTCAGATACTTAATTTATCTGGTTCATTATTTGATGCATTTAAAGGTGCACAATTGCCATACAGTGGTGCATTTTTGAGTGGTGGAGAAGGAACTGCAACTTCTTCATTGTTGGGTTATTATATTGTCATATTGATGTTTACTTCTGGGTATTTTTTAGAAGTCATTCAATATGTATTACTAAGTTATAAAGTATGGCCAATTATAGACTTTTATCCTGTTTATGATCAAAGTGATATATCAATTACCTTTATATTGTTGAACGAATTATTCTCAATAGCAGTATTAATCACTGCTCCAGTGATCATTATTTCAATTCTAGTAGATGTTTGTACTTTGGTGATAGCCAA
It encodes:
- a CDS encoding FliI/YscN family ATPase, producing MLDQYFSQVLSELNQLVSYSQAGAVTKVSQTTIETGLVDLKLGELCKIIDHFNQKIFFAEVISVEQNKSVLAPTDHISQLSLSAQVVKLDEGLTLQVSSALFGKVIDYRGEALNCIHLQHLQPTTINIEAKPPSPWDRQEIDETFETGVRAIDGLSTCGVGQRLGIFAAAGVGKSTLLAMLIAHAKVDLVIIALIGERGREVKDFVNLIKDTERINRTIIVCATSDKTPLEQVKAANSATRLAEHYRDQGLKVLLLFDSLTRYARAQRMLGLMAGEPPARGGYPPSVFLRMAQLVERPGKTNKGSITAFYTVLMEGDNPDEPVADEARSLLDGHLILSRQLSEKGHYPAIDVLRSKSRLMVQLVNEQQLSLANTVTSQLSMIKENEFIIRVGEYKAGNDQKLDQALANQDAINQFLQQGLSEKTNMEETMQWLIQLGPQ
- a CDS encoding FliM/FliN family flagellar motor switch protein → MSNKNTKECAKHNLVNNGYQFINKSIFPIEKVETEIKSIKFIYLKLLYKNNLLVVAINVEIVNEYLVNKKIYTGVEYLNEKLKKIFIEGMVLEVSKYIKITDFHFIGISKQPQLVDWMWLKIKQIKNGYIKISCGKWLKYLDLENTNKINFKCLVEQYRLYGEIASIKSLSEGDIVLLNTADSEIRLWEPQNNLFSKLTLHQNNCSYKLNNNWYKDMTMKSHKSNLKAKISFVIDELTLNVDDLSGFSDNQYIKLEKQLNESIDIYVNGYRFGQGKLVAIEDHYGVKITSLCS
- the sctR gene encoding type III secretion system export apparatus subunit SctR; the protein is MQESIPYILIGFFVSILPLIVVMMTAFTKISIVFMLLRNAIGLQQAPPSILLMGIALVLSIFLIAPVIDKTVQQFDGEDFSNKDLKQWYVVVNKVSAPIKSYLNKFTTEESKEMFITVSQEVWPEDFKYKAEENSIFIVIPSYVLSELKRAFEIGFLLFLPFLIIDLVVTNILLAMGSMMMSPSLISLPIKLLLFVSVDGWTTLIESLLLSYSI
- the sctS gene encoding type III secretion system export apparatus subunit SctS, which gives rise to MSSDLIQFIVVEGLWLVLIISFPPILVATFASLIIALIQALTQVQEQTLAMSVKIITISIVLMATIGWSSNLITSYTDKIFEIMATQ
- a CDS encoding EscT/YscT/HrcT family type III secretion system export apparatus protein, with translation MNNSNVLLELFYSVILPVPRLAGVFFGFIYFSKQNIPAVVKTGIVISISLSLVPYIYADIDISEINDPVSLVSINFKEIILGIVMGVIFTIPFQILNLSGSLFDAFKGAQLPYSGAFLSGGEGTATSSLLGYYIVILMFTSGYFLEVIQYVLLSYKVWPIIDFYPVYDQSDISITFILLNELFSIAVLITAPVIIISILVDVCTLVIAKQLPQLNPTMLVMPVKAIIISGFMILLINKVDFIEYMDFDYYSTLVRKIIT